The Cynocephalus volans isolate mCynVol1 chromosome 2, mCynVol1.pri, whole genome shotgun sequence genome window below encodes:
- the TSPAN17 gene encoding tetraspanin-17: MPGKHQHFQEPEVGCCGKYFLFGFNIVFWVLGALLLAIGLWAWGEKGVLSNISALTDLGGLDPVWLFVVVGGVMSVLGFAGCIGALRENTFLLKFFSVFLGLIFFLELATGILAFIFKDWIRDQLNLFINNNVKAYRDDIDLQNLIDFAQEYWSCCGARGPNDWNFNIYFNCTDLNPSRERCGVPFSCCVRDPAEDVLNTQCGYDVRLKLELEQQGFIHTKGCVGQFEKWLQDNLVVVAGVFVGIALLQIFGICLAQNLMSDIKAVKANW, encoded by the exons ATGCCCGGCAAGCACCAGCACTTCCAGGAACCCGAGGTCGGCTGCTGTGGGAAATACTTCCTGTTTGGCTTCAACATTGTCTTCTGG GTGCTGGGAGCCCTGTTACTGGCCATCGGCCTCTGGGCCTGGGGTGAGAAG GGTGTCCTCTCCAACATCTCAGCGCTGACAGATCTGGGAGGCCTTGATCCTGTGTGGCTGTTTGTGGTGGTTGGAGGCGTGATGTCGGTGCTGGGCTTTGCTGGCTGCATTGGGGCCCTCCGGGAGAACACCTTCCTGCTCAAGTTT TTTTCCGTGTTCCTCGGTCTCATCTTCTTCCTGGAGCTGGCGACAGGGATCCTGGCCTTCATCTTCAAGGACTGGATCCGAGACCAGCTCAACCTCTTCATCAACAACAATGTCAAGGCCTACCGGGACGACATAGACCTTCAGAACCTCATCGACTTTGCTCAGGAATAT TGGTCTTGCTGCGGAGCCCGAGGGCCCAATGACTGGAACTTCAATATCTACTTCAACTGCACTGACTTGAACCCGAGCCGGGAGCGCTGTGGGGTGCCCTTCTCCTGCTGTGTCAGGGACCCTGCG GAAGATGTCCTCAACACCCAGTGTGGCTATGACGTCCGTCTCAAACTG GAGCTGGAGCAGCAGGGCTTCATCCACACCAAAGGCTGTGTGGGCCAGTTTGAGAAGTGGCTGCAGGACAACCTGGTTGTTGTGGCTGGGGTCTTTGTGGGCATCGCCCTCCTCCAG ATCTTTGGCATCTGCCTGGCCCAGAACCTCATGAGTGACATCAAGGCAGTGAAGGCCAACTGGTGA